GGTTGAGGACGTTATCGTAAGTAGCGAAGTGGATGTGTAATACAGAAATACAGAAAAGAGCATATAGTACGGCAAAGCTCCCACAAACCTACTACAGCCAAGCGGTAGAATATGTGTGTGATAATGGGCATCAATAACACGAGTAATCTACATAAGAAAGGTTTATTGGCACATCATGTTATTACAGACTAGATAcccggatcaaaacgacctcaaGTCTGGTTCAACTGTGTATACggctgcgctccaatcggTGCAGTGGGACTTTTGTTCATTTCCACATTCCTCGAGTTTAGCTAGTGAGGGTCCTGAGTTGATCGGAATCGCTTGCGCAACTCCACCTTCCAACGAATTCGAGACTTTTTCATTCGGCTGCATTTCTGAAGTTGAAAATGTGTAAATCGTATGTACATTTACCCATTACCTTGCTCATATGACAAAATCTCATGCTAATTAGGAAGATTGGGACTCATCATGAGagagatttcttttcattttcattttgttcattctatagtccggtcaaaacgaccctAACGACCTTTGGTGGAGTTGTGTAAGCGCTGCGCCCGAAGCgacactacgctccaccgcgccactaACTGCAACGATGTGCTGTACTAACGGGGTCTCCGCTCGATCTCAatcgctacgttccaccgcaccCCTTCGATCGTGTCTGCTTACGCGACAGTTCCGAGCCACCGAACTCGTTCTAATCCGAATACTATAGTTGAAGGTAGGCTGGAGCTGAGTGCGTGGGCATTACTCGTTCCGATGCACTCTGCCCCAATCAGCCGGATAGCTAAATGGTTCAAGTGAGTTCTTCCTCCTCTAAATATTACGTCATACAGGAGGCGGGAGGCTCAAAATGACATAAAGCACgcacagttgcgcaagcggctgcgctgcgGAGCGTAGCaattgggatcgtgtaaggatccacgctactgccatccatctctgcaattcgccatggtcccacctcgatttgaACCTATgtctctaccgcaccgcttcgcgcgcagccgcttacacaactatGCGTGCTTCATCCGACTATAGGAGATGTAGCTCGATTCGGTCCTGCCAGAACTTGGACGAATAGCGAAAATCCAACATGATTAGAAGTAGACTTCACTCGTGTTTCAGATATTGCGAGATATGTTATATTGTCATTGTCGAACTACTTGCTAAACATTGCACAACATTACTCCACTATTCGTCAAGGACATTAAATGCACGTCCCAGCGGCGAAGTTGTTCGCAGCGCGGCAGATTGTGACAGCTGTCCTCGGTGTGGACGAGTCCATTTTCCAGTGCTCAGCTGATCGCCGGACGGCCACCTAGAGCTGTTCGTCCTGCATTGCGCATTTGTCATTACACATAGTTAGGATCTCTATTAACACGGGTTTCTGGTCGCCTTGTTATAGAGTATGGGTCGAATCTTCATCGAGAATCACGGTATGCTTCAATTCTTTCTGATTTCGTAACAAATGATTTTACTTTTGAGATTTCCCACATTTCAGGTGGTACAAGAGTTGTCGTTTGCCGCTTTTGCAAAACTTATCTCACAAATCGAAGCGAATTAATTTCAAGCAGATTCCAAGGTAGGTATTGTCTGTGATTTCATTGAGTATTTTAGAAACAAACTTACTTCCCCAAAATGTAGTCGCCTCATGGTTGGTATGGTCGAGAAGCGGGGATGttggattttcaaatttgtaatCAAATTATCTGTATTTTTGCTCATTCACCTACTCTACTATGCAGGATCTTCTGGACGTGCGATGTTGTTTCATCGTGCTTGGAATCTTGACTATTCAGAAGCCCAGCACAGAGATATGATGACTGGGAAACATATTGTTCGTGATGTGATGTGTAGAATA
This window of the Necator americanus strain Aroian chromosome III, whole genome shotgun sequence genome carries:
- a CDS encoding hypothetical protein (NECATOR_CHRIII.G9810.T1); this encodes MHSAPISRIAKWFKYCEICYIVIVELLAKHCTTLLHYSSRTLNARPSGEVVRSAADCDSCPRCGRVHFPVLS